The sequence below is a genomic window from Candidatus Babeliales bacterium.
TCTTTTTGTGAAATTTGCACCATATGCCCAGAAGTGAAGATAAAACGTCACGAGCGTCACTAAATTTACATGCTTCTTCAATGAGACGCATGGCATATGCTTCTGCTGCTTCAGGATTGTTTTGAGTTTCGCTCATAAATTCAATAATTTTACCTGCAGAAAAGTGCAAATCTGGCTCCATATTCCAAGGAACTCTTGGATCTTGGCTGCGAGAAATAAGAGATAAAAAAGCTTCTTTATATGCTGCAAATCTGGCTTCTGAATAAGGAAGTGTGCCGTGAGCGATGCTGAGTATAAGTATGTTGAGTCCGTCAGTAGCGGGTTGATAATTTTTCTCATGTATGAATTTTTTTACGGCATCAAAGCAGCCATCTGCTTGTTCCTGAGAAGTGATAAGTATCTCAATTTCAGATGCCCTTTCAAATATTGAAGGAACGGCGGTAAACTTGCCGCCTTCTAAAAATTGTCTGAAGGGTTCATATTTTTTTAAAAAGGATATAGTTGATGGACGTACTTCTCCTTCGATCAAAAACTTGCCATTAACAAATGCTCTGGCCAGTGAGTGAAGAGTCATGAAATGTTGGTGTGTTGCCAACAGGGCTGTTGCAACCAAGAAAATGCGTGAAAAAAACTTACTCATTAAAATCTCCTTTAACCAATTGCTTTGCATAATGCGAACAGTTAAGTGGGAGATTACAGCATAATGTTGATGTGTCAAATTACGCTGTCTTGTGCTTTTTCCGTTTCCATAGATTTATCGCTCATAAAATATTGTTAGCTTTGTTTTTCGGCTTTTTTTATCATCGCAGCCATTTCGATAGGTATCTTTTTTTTGATACCTTTACCCATCAATAATGCCCAAAAAAGCGCCAAGGGTCCACGTATTTCAGTTTTAAAGGTGACGGTTGATTTGCCGTTTCTTTCAGTTACAAAGTGTGACATAACAAAGCGTGCAAGGGGGACGTTAGCTTCTTGAACAAATAAGTGCATGGGCTCAACCTTGGCGAGTTTGGTTTGTAAGAGTGGGCCAGTTTTGAATTTAAGCGTGCCAGTTGTGCCCGTTGTGAAGGGGCCGTTGAGCGTGCTGAACTCGAGGTCATGGTCCCAGGTATTCCAGGTGGCAATATCTTGCCAGATGTGCCAGATTTGAGAAGGGGTTGCTGTTGTTTCTATAGTATTTTTGATGATGAGCATGCATTTTCCTTAAAAAAACCTATCGAGATAGCAAAGATACTAGTCCACGTCCTACTGCCGCAATACCAAAACCGGTAAGCAATACGCCGGCAGTTTTATTAATCAGTGATAAGGTACGTAAAGAAATCTTTTGGTGAAAGTATGTCAAAAGTCCTATCAACACAAGCACTACAAGCAGTGCTCCCACAATGACGCCAAAGATGAGGGT
It includes:
- a CDS encoding SRPBCC family protein codes for the protein MLIIKNTIETTATPSQIWHIWQDIATWNTWDHDLEFSTLNGPFTTGTTGTLKFKTGPLLQTKLAKVEPMHLFVQEANVPLARFVMSHFVTERNGKSTVTFKTEIRGPLALFWALLMGKGIKKKIPIEMAAMIKKAEKQS